The genomic segment GCACGGGGGTGCTGGCTTTGGACATGTCTAGGGGGACAGGAGGGCTGCccgtgctgctgctgagccttgCTGTGCTGGATCTTACACTGGGTAAGGGCTGAACGGTATGTGGTGCTGTCCGGAACGCATGGGGAGGGGAGAACATCAGTCTCCAGAGTGGTGGGTGGCCCTGGGGTGGCTTCAGCCAGAGGTGAAACACTGTGGGTGTTGTTTGCTCTCCAACATCTCAGCTCTTCCTAGTGAGTGAACAGGGCAGTGCTTTGCAAAACATGAGCGACGAGCttggctttatttcttttacctcTCATGTGGGTCTCTCTCTGGGCAGAGAAGACCTTGGACCCAGTTGGACCCCCTCGCTGAACCTTGGTCCATGCTGGGCTCCCTGCCTTTGCTACAacctgcccagcagcaccaaACATTCCTGCCGGGATGGCAACATCACCAGGATGTACTGGGCCTGGAAAACTTCAAATGCCACCTAGTGCTGGCACTTGACATAAAGCAAGAGCAGTGTTGAGTTGAGCCCAGGGAATAAACCTGAGGCTTGTACCTCCTGGGATAAACCTTAGGCTTGTACCTTCTAAGACCCTCAAGCTACAGCCATaggtcccttcctgctgcatccctcAACCCCCTCACAGAGGTTTTGTGGGTCGCAGCAGGTCTCTCATGGACTTGCCCTGAGCTGCAAGCTGGGATTTGTTCCTTTGTAGGGCTTCTTCCCCTGTTGCCATTATTTACACCCCGTGCTATCAGTTCCTGACTATCTGCAGCAGAGAGGTTTGTGTAAACGCTGCTGCATTTCCAGACTGTCTCACGGTCACCAGTTCCTGCTCGGCTCTTCCTGTCAGACGGGTTTGTCTGATTTCCTTCAGGGATGGGTGAAGGTGGTGGAATGGGTCTTAGGACTGGCACCTACAGGAGTttctgccctggcacaggtgaTGCCCATGGCTTGTTCCTGCTTTGTCCTGGGGGTTTACGTGGTTTGCCTTGCTGATGGTCACACTGCCATTCAGGGAATCCACGTGCTTGATCCATGCAGGGTGGAAAATCCCTAGTTCTGATGATCCATGGCTGATGCGAGGCTTGGGCAGCTCATGGCGGTGGTAATGTTGCACCATCCCCAGCAGAGTCATGAGCTTAGCCTTTCACTGCCAGCCCTTTTGTGCTGTCTGCCACCTCTTTGCAGGGACCACCGTCAAAAACATGACAGTCCCTGCATCCCTGACTTTCCTTACATGCTTGACACCCACAGAGACCATGGCACTGCTGCCCAACACCAGCTCAAGCACTGCAgccaccctccctccctccagttcTGCAACCTCCACCCCAGAGATGCCAATGGATGCCTTCacacccagtgctgctgcaccTCAGGGGAGCAGCCTGGAAGCCTCCAGCATCAccacagcacaggagaggggcagcacagcccacagcactACTGGAttgcctgggctggggctcACCACCGGCACCCCAACTTCAACCTCCATGGCCATAACACCCAACTGTCCCAAGGCAATCAATGTCACATCTGTGGggaccagcacagccctggctttCAGCTCATTTGGAGCTGAAATGAGCACGCTGCCTTCCCCCACCTCTACTCTTCTCTCCTCCACCTGGGTGGGCACCACACTTGGCACCAGCACCCACCAAGGGCCAGCCACGACCACAGTGCTTGGCACCACATCCCCAGGGAGTGCCAGCACCTCTTCTCCCACCACACCAGCACTGACAGACACTTCGAACAAGCCCTTGACAACCCCATCAGACACCACAGCCTCCCTCATTACTAGCACAGTGGCCGCCAAGAGCACCCCTGCCCCCAGCCAGCCAGTCGGGACCACGGCCAGGACCACCCTTGGTACCTCCACCCTGACAGCACCTGAGACTCCCAGTGCCACTGCCGGTGAGTGCAGCCATGGGGTGCCTGGGGGGCAGGATGAGGGTGGCAAATCCCCATGGGATCTCCCGTCCTGCTCAGCCAGGCACCTGgctccttccccacagcccagcccatgGCCTGGCCCCAGCCCTGTGGGGGCTGCCTGGTCTCCAGGCTCTTCAGGCCAGTGGATGGTCCTATGCTGGACTGTGACTGTGCCTTGGTGGGACTGTGCCTAGCAGTGTGACTGTACCATGGTTTAACAGTTCCTGATGGTGTGGCTGTACTGCAGTTGTGCGGCTGCGCTGTGGCTGTACCTCAGTGGTGTGGCTGTACTGCAGCAGTGTGGCTGTACTGTGGCTGTGCCATGGCTGTGTGGCTGTGCCCCTGGCAGTGAGCCTGCACCCTGGCAGTGAGACTGTATGTACCCTGTACCTCAAGGAATGGGACTGTACCCCAGCAGTCCCCTTACCATGGGACTTCAAATGTGCCCTGGTGACACCCCACTCCATGCACATCAACCAGAGCAGGGAGACTGTGCCCTGTCCCAGTACCCCTGGCTGTGCACGGTACCACGGTGTCCCTGGTGTCCCTGTACCCCAGCAGAGCAACTGTGTCCTCACAGAGTACCTGCACCCTGGCCTAATGCCCACAGTGTGAGAGCACCTCATCAGAGTGCCTGTACTCTAGTGGTGGCCTCTGTGTGcctgtgccccagcagtgcccccaTGTACCTGTACAGCAGCAGGGCGGATGTGCCCTGTCAATCCTCCAGCATGCCTTGCCTTCCTGCCTGCGGAATGCCTGTACCTGGCCCAGTGCCTGCGGGCGCCTCCGACTGGTCTTGTCCCTGACCCTGAGAAGAAGGAAGCTCCAGCTGTGAGCAGTACACTTTAGCTGTGATACGCTGTGACACGGGGAAGTGATGCCTGTACAGACAGCCCAGGGGACAAACCCTCAGCCTGGAGCACGCCCTTCCTGAGTGCTGCCTGTTCTCTCGGCCAGTTCCTCACgctcaggcagagctggctgttGTCTCCCGAGGGCGTTGGTGCTGGGAGCCACCACCAAACATCACCCCTGTGGCGAAGCGCAGGGACGGTTCCAGGTAGCCTGGCTACTTCCCTGGACTTTTTTCCATTATCACACTCtcctcagcaggcagaggaCGGCACagtcctgggctgcagggaccagGTCTGTTGTAGTGGTGGCCTTGCTGGCCTGCCCTGCCCACTGCTCGTGGCTGCTCTGGGTCCAGCCGTGCAGTTGATGTCTGACCTGGAaaccccagtgctggggctgtggggagcgctcagagctgtgcctgtggggTGTAACAGTTCCTGCTCACCTGGACATGGCTGGGCAGAGAGGGGGGCTGCCCCTGCTCttgcccctgctgctgctgctgttgctgagcCTCACCTGCCTCGCCGTGCTGCACCTTGCTCTGGGTAAGGGCTGAGTGGGATGTGGTGCTCTCCACGGGGTGGGTGGAGAGTGGGGAGCATCATTCCCCAGGGTAGTGGGGAATGATCCTGCatctgtggggtggggggggtgaAATGCTGCGGGTGCTGTTTGATAAATGGGAAGAAGAGGTGGACTTCTGGCTTCTCCTTTGTGTGAGGATGAGGCCCTTCAGTGCAGATACCCACCTGGTGTGAGCTGGGATCAGACCTTTGCCCTTCTCTACATTGTTATTTAACCagctgctgtgtgcagggagggagTGGCTGCCGGGGGCTTTGGAAGTTTCTGGCTGGGTTGGCTGAAAGCAGATGGCGGCTTGTGGCTCCATTTCCCATTCTCATGTAAGCAGAGCCCCAGACTCACTGTGTTTCTGCTGGGAACACTGGGGAATCCAGTCTGGCATCCCAAAGCTGCCACCTCACAGACACCCCTTGACAAAGGGTCAGGCAGCCAGGCTGTCCTGTGCATCCTTTGGAGAAGGTTGCAGATCCCTGGGCTTTGCTTGGGGACAGCACACTGCCCTGGCATAGGGTCTGGGTAGGAAGAGAGGATGTCCCTCCTGTGTCTCACAACCCCCTGGCAGTTTCGTGGGTCACAGCACGTCTCTAACGGCTCGCCCTGAGCTGCAAGCTGGGATTTGTTCCTTTGTGGGGCTGCTTCCCCTGTTGCCATTATTTACACCCCGTGCTATCAGTTCCTGACTATCTGCAGCAGAGAGGTTTGTataaactgctgctgctgcatttccagaCTGTCTCACGGTCACCAGTTCCTGCTTGGCTCTTCCTGTCAGACAAGTTTGTCTGATTTCCTTCAGGGATGGGTGAAAGTGGTGGAATGGGTCTTAGGACTGGCACCTACAGGAGTttctgccctggcacaggtgaTGCCCATGGCTTGTTCCTACTTTGTCAGGCTGGGGATTTACATGGCCGGCCTTGCAGATGCCCATTCAGGGAATGCACATGTTTGATCCATGCAGAATGGTGAATTTCCATTCCCAATGGTCCATGGCTGATGTGTAGCTTTGATTTCCTTGGGGACCTCATGGTGATGATGATGCTGTGCCATCCCCAGAACAGCCATGGCCTCAGCCTTTTACCACCAACCCTTGTGCATCTCATTGTCCAACCTCTTTGCAGAGACAACTGCCATGGGTGTGACAGCAGCCACGTCCCCATCTCCCCCCACCTCCTCAATTTCTATGGAGACCTCGACACAGCTGCCCACCACTGACTCCACCACTGCAGCCaccctctctccctccagccctgaAACAGAAGCTTCCACCCCAGAGAGGTCCAGCACATCCCCAGGGACTGGCAGCACCCCAACTCCCACCACGCCTCCTCCCACCACAACAACAGCTACTTCATCTGAGCCCTTGACAACCCTGGCAAACACCACGGCCAGCCCTGTTATCAGCACGGAGGTCCCCCTGAGCAccccctctcccagccaccTGGCCAGGACCACATCCAGGACTGCTCCTGGCATCTTCCCCCCAACTATGGAGTCGACTCCAGGTACCCTGCCAGTATCTGGGACCCCCAGTGCAGCCATGGGTGGGTTCCCTATGGGAAGGTAGGGACACTTTCACGGGGACAAATCCTTACAGGGATTCTGGGCATGTCCTAGGGTGGCTTCATGTATGTGTCTTTGCTTAGGCTTGGTCTGtgcccagctgcaggagcatCCTGCACCTCTGCAGAGAGTACTAACGTAACATTGCTTTGCACAGGCATTGAGTTCTCTTTCCCCACCATGAATTTGACCCAGACCTCAGAGATTAcccacagcacctctgcagACCTGCCAATGCCGCCGCCCGTCTGCCCAACTGGCTCGTCCAACACCAGTAAGTGCAGTGCCTGTGGGCATCACCACTCACCCATTGTAGTTTTGGACTACCACAGGCTAGTGCAGGGGGTCCTGGAACCCCACTGCTTTTGCCATGCTCTCAGTGATGCTCTGGGGAATGTGCTCTGGGTTTGCTGTACAGTGGGAGGGTTGTTCTCCTGACAGTGTAGAGTGTCCATGACACAATTAACCTGGGAGGAGGTCCTGTGTCTGTGCCAGCAATCTGATGGAAAGACCCCCAGGTTCTTTGTTGCAATCCAAGGTTCAAGGGCAATAACCAGAGCCACATTTTTTGTCCCTAGGTGCCTCTCGCCTCTTCCTGTCTCTGCGGCTAAGCACCCCCCTGGACCTGGGGAACAGCACGGTGCAGGAGCTGGTGTTGTCCAAGGTAAGGTGTGTGGGAGGAGCTGCCATTTTGCATCTGCCAGCCATGGTCCAGGCAGTCAGGGAGGGGTCAGGCAGCCAGTGGGAGGAGAATGGCTGGGTCTTGCATTGATTGTCACCTGTAGCCCTTTTGGATAAAGGGGAGACCCTCTAGCTGACACATTTCAGGATCAGGCCCTTTCGAGGTGGGGACAGGGGGTAGGAAACCCCCTCTGGCATCGTTTGATGGCTGTTCTTTCCCCACAGCTCCGTGAGAACCTTCAGACGGCATTCCCGTGCGCTGGCCTGTCATTGGAATGGCGAGGGAAGAGGAGCCCCTGACCACTGCCCCTcgccctgccagctcccacaTGGCAGAGCAAGCCATCTGCTCCCGGCTCCTTACTCCATGGCAGTGCAGCCCCTTGGGGTAACATGCACAGCTCCTCTTGAACTTGGggctccctgtccttccctgtgcacccccagtgccccccgTGGGCTGTGGTGcccccttcccacagcctgtCTGTAAAGCCCAAGACCTCCCACCACCCTGCTCCAGACCTGGCTCCTGTGGTGTGACCCCTTCCAGCGCTGCCAGGGGGCTGGAAGGAGAGGACTCTGTGGAACTGGGCTTTTACAGCTGGGACTGTGCTGGCTCAGCCTTCAAAGCCGCCCTGGGGACTGATGGATGAGAGGAAGGAGACCTGGAGCCCCCAGTACTGCTGTGCCCAAGGCTCACCTGCGATATTGCTGACAGAGGAGCCCGCCCATGCCAACACAGGCTGGGCAGTAAATAGAAACTCCATGCTTTTCCAGTGTTGAAGTTGAtgacttctttattttccaagttGCCTTTCACAATTTTCAGCTTTGCCATCTGTTAGAGGTGCCGGAGAGGAAAACTGTCCGAGTCCCAAAAGCTTTGCATGGAGAGACAGGCTCAGGGCTGTCCCCTCCTGGCAGGGGTGGCCGCAGACATTCCCAAGGATGGCTGGGAACTCCAGCAGATGGGGGGTCCCTGCTTTGGTGCTCTCTGCCCCATGGCACCCCCGGGGCAGCTCTACACACCATAGGGCCGTGGAAATCCTGTGGGCTGTGCTCCttccctatttttttccagtccccAGCTAAGGAGACGGCCGCAACATCTGTCCCCCTGCAGCAAAGTCATTTATTAACTGATTAATTAGCCAGATAATATCCAACTGAAGCAATTATTAGCCTAAGCAAGTCACCTCGCCTGGAgattgaaaactgaaataattagaaaatagcCTCGTTGCGTGTCAGGGATTGTTTTTGGCTGATCCCTATTCCTCACTGGCAACCCTCACcgccccagcacagggagggctgggaaggggcgTGCGGGGCTGAGGGATGCCAAACGTGGGGActgctcccaggctgcctgGGTTGTCAACCATCTGGGAAGGAACGAGCAGCCAGACAGGATAGTGAAAGACTCCGTGGGATCACCTGGCTGCCTGCCAGCTCTcaggggctgggaaaggctgggctggggctggaggccTGTGCCC from the Chiroxiphia lanceolata isolate bChiLan1 chromosome 10, bChiLan1.pri, whole genome shotgun sequence genome contains:
- the LOC116791926 gene encoding endochitinase A-like isoform X4, which translates into the protein MSRGTGGLPVLLLSLAVLDLTLETTAMGVTAATSPSPPTSSISMETSTQLPTTDSTTAATLSPSSPETEASTPERSSTSPGTGSTPTPTTPPPTTTTATSSEPLTTLANTTASPVISTEVPLSTPSPSHLARTTSRTAPGIFPPTMESTPGIEFSFPTMNLTQTSEITHSTSADLPMPPPVCPTGSSNTSASRLFLSLRLSTPLDLGNSTVQELVLSKLRENLQTAFPCAGLSLEWRGKRSP
- the LOC116791926 gene encoding mucin-5AC-like isoform X1 — protein: MSRGTGGLPVLLLSLAVLDLTLETMALLPNTSSSTAATLPPSSSATSTPEMPMDAFTPSAAAPQGSSLEASSITTAQERGSTAHSTTGLPGLGLTTGTPTSTSMAITPNCPKAINVTSVGTSTALAFSSFGAEMSTLPSPTSTLLSSTWVGTTLGTSTHQGPATTTVLGTTSPGSASTSSPTTPALTDTSNKPLTTPSDTTASLITSTVAAKSTPAPSQPVGTTARTTLGTSTLTAPETPSATAETTAMGVTAATSPSPPTSSISMETSTQLPTTDSTTAATLSPSSPETEASTPERSSTSPGTGSTPTPTTPPPTTTTATSSEPLTTLANTTASPVISTEVPLSTPSPSHLARTTSRTAPGIFPPTMESTPGIEFSFPTMNLTQTSEITHSTSADLPMPPPVCPTGSSNTSASRLFLSLRLSTPLDLGNSTVQELVLSKLRENLQTAFPCAGLSLEWRGKRSP
- the LOC116791926 gene encoding mucin-5AC-like isoform X2, translating into MSRGTGGLPVLLLSLAVLDLTLETMALLPNTSSSTAATLPPSSSATSTPEMPMDAFTPSAAAPQGSSLEASSITTAQERGSTAHSTTGLPGLGLTTGTPTSTSMAITPNCPKAINVTSVGTSTALAFSSFGAEMSTLPSPTSTLLSSTWVGTTLGTSTHQGPATTTVLGTTSPGSASTSSPTTPALTDTSNKPLTTPSDTTASLITSTVAAKSTPAPSQPVGTTARTTLGTSTLTAPETPSATAGIEFSFPTMNLTQTSEITHSTSADLPMPPPVCPTGSSNTSASRLFLSLRLSTPLDLGNSTVQELVLSKLRENLQTAFPCAGLSLEWRGKRSP
- the LOC116791926 gene encoding endochitinase A-like isoform X3, which gives rise to MAGQRGGLPLLLPLLLLLLLSLTCLAVLHLALETTAMGVTAATSPSPPTSSISMETSTQLPTTDSTTAATLSPSSPETEASTPERSSTSPGTGSTPTPTTPPPTTTTATSSEPLTTLANTTASPVISTEVPLSTPSPSHLARTTSRTAPGIFPPTMESTPGIEFSFPTMNLTQTSEITHSTSADLPMPPPVCPTGSSNTSASRLFLSLRLSTPLDLGNSTVQELVLSKLRENLQTAFPCAGLSLEWRGKRSP